taataaattaataattaagaagttGTAagaagttttattttttattgaaagaTACCAATCCGATGGTATCTTTCAATAAGTTGCTATATGGATAAGACAGCATTTAATAGTTTTCAGTATTTAGTGTTAcctactaaataattttttttttcttcacatAAAAGCCCCACTACTTTATTCTACAATAATTTCTAACAAATAATGTGATCAAACTTACTAACAACCTGTATACTACTCTCCATATATTATGTATTTATAAGTCGGTCAAATTTTAACCATTCCTAACCATTAACTGCTTCTCTGGATAAGGAGTATCAAAACTGACTTCTACATCTCTAATTGAACATATATTTTATTCTTACAGGTATAGTGCTGATTTGGTACTCTTTGTTTATTACCATTATAACTTATATCTCATTGAAtttcatgcttaaaataaaagttgtggtattagaaaaataaaatacaattaaaCCTCCATACATCTCTATAGTTAATTAACATTCCATAATTTAAAAAGTTAGTATCCTTCATTGGCACTCAAATTAAAGAAACCCTGAATCTTATTCCATTCACACACCACAAATTAACATTATAATAATTATATGGTTATGCCAacttctatatatatatgtaacAACCTTTAAACCTGGTCATGTACGTACCTCAGCTCAAAGAAATAAACAGATATCATTAGACCCTCTAACTCTCACTTAATTACAATGGATGCTCACCAAGAAACACTGATATTCAACAATGATTATGAGGTGCATGATTTCACTGAGGACCCCAACTTTGATCAGCTCATCAATTTAATTAGAGGGGATAATAATAATGAAGATGATGCTGCTGTGTTCTTTAACTATGGTTCAGACATTATCATCAATGATTGCTTCCTTGATGATAATCAGAATCAGAATGATTTACTTCTTCCATGCCCTACTACTGCCCATAACCCATATGATCAGATTCATCAGAGCCATAACAACAATAGTAGCAAtgaagtgatgatgaataatgtgTGTGATACTAATCTTATTAGCTCCTTCTCTTGCTTTGATGAAGGGGTGGTTAATAGAGAAAATGAAGGAGAGTATTCTTCTGCAACCACAACTGCAACTGATGAGGCTAATCTTAGTGGTAAACCAAGGGTGAAAGCTGATAGGTCCAAGACTCTCATCTctgagaggaggaggagaagcagAATGAAGGAGAAGCTTTATGCACTCCGCTCTTTGGTCCCTAACATAACAAAGGTGTGTCATCATGTCTCAATCTTTTCTTAAGTTATGTTTGGTTATTGtttttgttagaatataattagaatcaattaggatcaaatagaattatttagtatatctgaatatttattataagagattacgtctttattattatgattctcttagtacctataaatactcTTTTATAGTGTATCATtctagacaacttgaatagacaacttgaTTACATTCAATAATATACAAATCCTTACTACAGTTtactctcttgtttctaacagttTTATATGCTTGTTCCTCAACTCAAATGTATTACATTGATTTGGAAATTAATTAAATGCAAACTATACATACATGTGTCAGATGGATAAGGCATCGATCATTGGAGATGCATTATCGTACGTGCATgagcttcaagcacaagctaaGAAGCTCAAGGCTGAGGTTGCAGGACTTGAAGCATCTCTGTTTGTGTCAGAGAATTATAAAGCATCCTTTGATGACAATTACATAAAAACTGTTCAAGTCACACACAATAGCCACCCGATCAACAAGAAGATAGTGCAGGTTTATATGATTTGATAATGTTCTTGATCATTTTCCATAAGTTTCTAGTTGGATTTTGCATGTGACTAACATATTATGATGTGTGCTTTGTAGATAGAGATGGTTCAAGTGGAAGAAAGAGGGTATTATGTGAAGATAGTGTGcaacaaaggaggaggagttGCTGCATCACTCTACAGGGCTCTCGAGTCTCTTGTGGGTTTCAGTGTTCGGAATTCGAACTTTGAAACTGTTTGTGACACTATACTACTTACATTTACATTGAATGTGGGTTACTCTACTTCAGTCTAATGAATCTTTGTTTTGTTTTAGTGAGTCAAGAATTTGCTTAAGAATAATTAATTTAATCACTACTATGTGTTGTTGGAAAACAGGTTAAAGGCTTTGAACCAGAAGTTAACCTGCCAAACTTGAAGCTATGGGTGACAGGCGCTCTTCTCAACCAAGGCTTTGAATTCATGGGAAATTTTCATTATTGACATTTCACTATAGACGTTTGTTCAAACCATGTTTTTGACTTCTATGATTCCAAATCAAAACAACTTTTCAAATGTAACCCTTTATAGTCATCACTCATTAGTGTAACTGCAAGATTAAGTGGTAGTTTGGAttggtttttttttattaaaaaagtattttttaaaaaaataaaatatttttatttaatttaaaatctatttgaatatgtttttttaaaaaattatttttattaaaaaaaattatttactttttctaaAAATTAACAATATTNNNNNNNNNNNNNNNNNNNNNNNNNNNNNNNNNNNNNNNNNNNNNNNNNNNNNNNNNNNNNNNNNNNNNNNNNNNNNNNNNNNNNNNNNNNNNNNNNNNNNNNNNNNNNNNNNNNNNNNNNNNNNNNNNNNNNNNNNNNNNNNNNNNNNNNNNNNNNNNNNNNNNNNNNNNNNNNNNNNNNNNNNNNNNNNNNNNNNNNNNNNNNNNNNNNNNNNNNNNNNNNNNNNNNNNNNNNNNNNNNNNNNNNNNNNNNNNNNNNNNNNNNNNNNNNNNNNNNNNNNNNNNNNNNNNNNNNNNNNNNNNNNNNNNNNNNNNNNNNNNNNNNNNNNNNNNNNNNNNNNNNNNNNNNNNNNNNNNNNNNNNNNNNNNNNNNNNNNNNNNNNNNNNNNNNNNNNNNNNNNNNNNNNNNNNNNNNNNNNNNNNNNNNNNNNNNNNNNNNNNNNNNNNNNNNNNNNNNNNNNNNNNNNNNNNNNNNNNNNNNNNNNNNNNNNNNNNNNNNNNNNNNNNNNNNNNNNNNNNNNNNNNNNNNNNNNNNNNNNNNNNNNNNNNNNNNNNNNNNNNNNNNNNNNNNNNNNNNNNNNNNNNNNNNNNNNNNNNNNNNNNNNNNNNNNNNNNNNNNNNNNNNNNNNNNNNNNNNNNNNNNNNNNNNNNNNNNNNNNNNNNNNNNNNNNNNNNNNNNNNNNNNNNNNNNNNNNNNNNNNNNNNNNNNNNNNNNNNNNNNNNNNNNNNNNNNNNNNNNNNNNNNNNNNNNNNNNNNNNNNNNNNNNNNNNNNNNNNNNNNNNNNNNNNNNNNNNNNNNNNNNNNNNNNNNNNNNNNNNNNNNNNNNNNNNNNNNNNNNNNNNNNNNNNNNNNNNNNNNNNNNNNNNNNNNNNNNNNNNNNNNNNNNNNNNNNNNNNNNNNNNNNNNNNNNNNNNNNNNNNNNNNNNNNNNNNNNNNNNNNNNNNNNNNNNNNNNNNNNNNNNNNNNNNNNNNNNNNNNNNNNNNNNNNNNNNNNNNNNNNNNNNNNNNNNNNNNNNNNNNNNNNNNNNNNNNNNNNNNNNNNNNNNNNNNNNNNNNNNNNNNNNNNNNNNNNNNNNNNNNNNNNNNNNNNNNNNNNNNNNNNNNNNNNNNNNNNNNNNNNNNNNNNNNNNNNNNNNNNNNNNNNNNNNNNNNNNNNNNNNNNNNNNNNNNNNNNNNNNNNNNNNNNNNNNNNNNNNNNNNNNNNNNNNNNNNNNNNNNNNNNNNNNNNNNNNNNNNNNNNNNNNNNNNNNNNNNNNNNNNNNNNNNNNNNNNNNNNNNNNNNNNNNNTtttcagtaaaaaaaaatattttatttttttaaaaaatactttttcaaaaaccaatctAAATTGACCCTGATATGATGACTCTTATTACCACTCTACCGTTAGTTGCTTCATAACTTCGTTCTATGTAGTTTTGCAATTTCTACATTAAAAAACAGCAATGCTGTTACTTAGGACAATTAAGTTTTTGGACAGGCTTCAGTTGTCTAAGTAATTATAATGTaccatttcattttcttttttggcTGTTACAACCTATTATTTCAGAAAAGGTATTATAGAAGGCAGAAGAAGCTATTTAAATTTCAACCCATCGAGTTAGAAATACTGAAATAATTCACGTACAACGGTGTTTCAACATTATCTAAATTGCAATACATTATGTGTAAACTGTAAAGCTTTCACGAAGGGCACCACATGTTCCAGTCAAACTATATTTGTGGCATCCTGATTTTCACAACCTTAAACTAAACCTAAACCAATAAGGAGACACATGAATATAATTATGGCAGTAAATGGCCAACTTCAACGCCTTAATCACCATGAAAATCAACAAACAGCAATGCGCTCTGTATTTTATTGTTGATCTCCATTCTCCAGCTTCATTAATGAAATGAACAAGGATCGAGGTCTCTGATCATTAGTTGCAATGCTTCATGTTGAAGACTTGAAGTACAAGATCTTTGTTGATGATGCCATCAATCGTCGCATCAAGTACAAATTTGAGGGTATCTCCTGCAATCAACCTTCAGCTCTATAATCAGTTTGTAGCAGATGAAGTTCATTACAAGGAATGTTTAGTGGCATTCACATGAACGTAAACACATAGCACGGTTAAAATTGGCATTAATGAGGTCTCTGATAGGCTGAAGCCTCCTATTTACTATTGAAATTTGGGACAATAGTTAGTAAGGAGGTTCAAGAATCAAGAGAATGAAGAGTAAATTACTATTATAACAAATAAATTgagatattaaatatatataaaagataaGATTGCATAAAACAAGTACCATTCGATGGACTGTTCTGATTCCCTGCTTATTGATGCTTATACAGACACCCCCAATGATTGAGTACTCATTTTGCGGAGACACCAATATTTGCGCTGTTCATTTGCATTAATCCACGTGAGATTATATAAGAATGGATGAACAAGCTATAAAGCCACCCACAGGGATATAAGCATTCAGTAGGTCCAATTCACAGCACCTAGATGAGAGAGCCTGAATAATGATGTACATACTATGTGAGCAGCTAAGAACTTTCATCCACCTGGACCACACTCATCATCCACAAAGTCTCTTGTCCTGCAAGGACATTTCCATCATAACTTGGTATGCATATCATGTAGCAAGTATATTGTAAAGTATACATGAAATATTAATTCAAGGCGCACCAGAATATAAACAATATCCTGGCAAAGTCACAGACAATAATTTCATTTGAAACAGCAATTAATTTTATCAATGCAAAAACTGCATTAATGGCTTAATATTTGATGCCAAACTCAGTATACTTTGCCCATAAATTTTTCTGTCAGATAAAATGGGAGTTGAACTTCACCTGAGTTTTGGAGAAGCTATGGACATCGTTCCCTTTTCACTCTAGCAATGCCACCCAAAGATTTTAACAAGCTTTTACTGTGTTTGATAGCCCTCATCATTTATCCCCTTGGACAAGATCTGCAGTACTGTACCCTTGGTAATCCAGGCAGTCATTTCTGGTTGTATTTCAAAGGGGTTAAGAGGATGCTTGTTTCCATTATCAAGCTGCACACCATACACAAATGGTAATTTAAGGGTAAGGAAACTCTCTGGTGGTAAGATCACTTGACATCCAAGGCTGAACTGCAATTTCCGTTCACGATCTGGAACTGACATAGGTAGGCATGATGTCTACAAGGAGAATAATATCGAATTTAGCAGAATGTACAACGATCACAACATAATAATAGAAGTCCTATAAAAAATGCTGGGCAAAGAGGTAATGACAATGCACAACTGGATTTAATCAAACACCATCACCTTATTAATCTAACTCCACCAATGCAGCATTTCAGGGATAGTATACTAAAAAGAAACAAGTAACTCTAAAGGTTTTCTGGTCCTCTGCTGACTGAATAATGTTTTGGTGGTTCCTACCAATTGCAAAAATGAGACCATGGAAAATACTACATATATCAAGGCCACTGGAATCTATAACTACACAACAGAAGGTTGTTACCGCCAGTCACTAAACTCATTTCTCGACATATTTCACTCTTATCTACCAAAAGCCTACCATCTAAAATATGCAAAATATTATACAGTTACATTAACGATTTCAAGACATGCATACTGAAACGATAAAGACATACCTCGAATTGTATGTTAGGGCATGTTGCTAGGATCACAGGAAATGGAGGTGTAACCTACAGCAATAACATAGATCAGGATCCTGATTTGTAAAATAAGAATTACACCCAAAAAGAGGCTCAGCATGGAGAGAAATTTATCGGAACCAGCATTGATGTTTAAGTATTAATATGCATTAAATTAAAAGGGGGGAAACAAAAATCAATGATGCTAAGTGAAACTCAAAAATGCTTAAATGAGCAGCAAACCATACCATGAATATTCTCTTAAGCTGTGAGATACCACTGGCAAACTTAACCTTTGGTGTATCTTTCTTATTCCTAGAATTCCTGCAGTGCGGACAGATCATGTAGATAGGCAAGTTGCGGTTCAACATCGAGAATGCAAGATCATCACCATCCATATTAATAGCTTGAAGATCCCTCCCAAATTCTTTTGCATGATTTGGGGCCTTTGCCAACTCAGCCACGGATGCCAAATTGTGTTCATTTGGTGGAATGGAAGTATATATTAGTCCATCTGAAGTCAAATCACCGTTAGCAATCATTTCACTTGATTTGGCCACATCTCTTTCCTTATTTATGAAAGCACCATGAATTTCATTTGAGCGTCGATGCACTTTGCCCCAGGAAGCATTCTTGCTGACTTTAGCATGATAAACCTGATTTCTGCCAGTAGGGTCCATAGAAGAAGATCTGCGAGATTCTTCGGAGAAAGAATATAAAGATCCAAGTTCGGTTAGATGGTCTGCATTTAACAGGAAACGATGCCCATGGGGGCACTCATGCTCAAAGCCAACATACACCATCACATTCTTTGCATAAGAATGTGATTGGCTCCTCTCACCACCGTTCATGTGTACAGGCACCACGTTGCTACCTATCTTTAAGAATGGATCACTACCTCTGTTGCTATTATTGCCATTACTATCAACGGGTCCCTGAGTAAATGATATATCTTGAGATTTTTGAGATAACTGATGATCAGTAGCTGTATTAACTCGTTCTGCGATCTGATTACTGGGATTACTTTGCTTTGTACCCTTCTCTGAACCTGATATAGGCAATTTCTTTTGCTGGAGAGGAGGGAATCCTGAATCAGCAGCCACTGATCCAGCAACAACCTCAGAAAAAGGTTTTCTCATTTTGGGCATAGGAATTCCTCTACCAAAACTTATCTTTTTATCATCAGGCTTTATATTTTCTAACGATGTTTTATGATCTTCTGCTCCATTCAGGACAGCTGGATAGGGTTGTCTGACTCCAGTTTTCTTTGCATCTGCAATATGTTCAACCTTGGGTGGCAGAATTACAGAATCTTGCTTTCCTGTGCTCTCTGTCAAACCATTTggtcttttctgtttctctaggTATACTGTCCACTTCAAAAGAAACTTTTGAGTGGCACAAAACCCACTCTGAATTAAGCCTTTAGAAGGTTCATAGTATCTTGCACCCCCAATACGAAGCAAACTCCAAGAAGAAGATTGAATAGGTCCCACAGATTTTACTTCTGGTAGTTTGACTGCAGGAAGTAGCTCATCACAGTCAGAAAAGCAAATAGCATCAGCTGATTCAAAATCAAAGGGATCAGGACGTAACTGTCGAGAACGTCCACAAGCACACGCATGAAGGAAAAAATAGCCACTGGAATGTGGCTTGTGTGAATCTCCTGAATCTAAATTACCAATCTCAACATCATGTCTTTGGTGCATGCATGGTTTGCCTGTCAAACTAACAGCATCACACAATTGCCTTCCGGATTTCCAAATGGAGGTGCACTCCTCTTCCAAATTTTTTGCAAAGTGTTGCACTGCAGGTCCTTTGACCATTGCGTGAAACGCATGTAAAGCCTTCTCTAAATGGGCTTCATGTTGTGAAGTAGGATAACAAGGAGGTAAGTCCTTCAAATAAATCTCCTTTGCAGTTGGAATGGCTTTTTGGCACCATGAAGTCGAAAATTTAGTGTTCAGCCCTCTACCACTTTGCAACCAAGATACTGCAACATCAAAAGTATTTGTGCCCTTCAAAAATCCTTCTGCCGCTGGTAAGGCAGTGTTCCTTGGACGGGGTTTTCTTTTAATCATTTCCAATTCATCCAAGCAACCCCCTTTTGCACAGAGAACTCTGCTCAAAATATGATTACTAGAAGTTAACCAAACTTCAAAATTTGGAAGATCCGGAGTAGTGTATGTTTTCCCTGATGCAGCTGAGGCAGCAGCTGCAGCAGCAGCGACTGCAACCATACCAACACCTGCAGCTGAGCCACTGTTGGTATTGACTGGTCCCCCTCTCCCTCTCAAAATATCAGCTTGCCTGTAAATGAACTCTTTAAGAGATATTAAATCTTCTTTGCTTGAACTTTGCCCATGGGTTTCCAACAGGAGGGAATCGGATGTTGCTTTCCCATTTAACACATCTTCAACAAGTCCACTGGCAAAGTCAAGAGATTCACCTTTTTTATTAGAAAACTGATCTAACAATATAACTGCTCTCGATGCATCAAGTGAGAACAAAGGTGCAGAGACTGGGGTAGCCCCTCTCACACCAGAGTGATTTATTTCAGAACCTGATAAGGTACGGCATTTCTTAATCAGAAAACGAATTTGTGCTTCAAGTGAAGACTGTAGTTTCTTCCTAAATCCACCTTCAGATCGACTTGCGGGGCGTGCCAGCACAACTACTGAACCAGAACCTTTTGCAGGCAAGTTTGTTTTGGCCACTGTATTCAAACTTGAAGACTGACTAAGAGAAGAGGCATCAGAAGTGTCCTCCCCATTTGTGCTTGAATTGGATAAACTAGAGAAATCATCCACAAATACAAACAGTATGACAGGTATGCACTGTCCTGGAAACAAAGAAGGATAAGAACCTAATCCTGACATGAGAGATATGGCCGAAGCATTGCGACTCAAGTTACCACCACCTCTACCTGGAGAAGAAGAACTGTTT
The DNA window shown above is from Arachis ipaensis cultivar K30076 chromosome B08, Araip1.1, whole genome shotgun sequence and carries:
- the LOC107612257 gene encoding transcription factor FER-LIKE IRON DEFICIENCY-INDUCED TRANSCRIPTION FACTOR, with the protein product MDAHQETLIFNNDYEVHDFTEDPNFDQLINLIRGDNNNEDDAAVFFNYGSDIIINDCFLDDNQNQNDLLLPCPTTAHNPYDQIHQSHNNNSSNEVMMNNVCDTNLISSFSCFDEGVVNRENEGEYSSATTTATDEANLSGKPRVKADRSKTLISERRRRSRMKEKLYALRSLVPNITKMDKASIIGDALSYVHELQAQAKKLKAEVAGLEASLFVSENYKASFDDNYIKTVQVTHNSHPINKKIVQIEMVQVEERGYYVKIVCNKGGGVAASLYRALESLVGFSVRNSNFETVCDTILLTFTLNVKGFEPEVNLPNLKLWVTGALLNQGFEFMGNFHY
- the LOC107613183 gene encoding uncharacterized protein LOC107613183 isoform X1, yielding MDARKRNPSPSPVRVLIRPPHSPSPPPLPPPSSSDHQPPAPPRSDGVVVVGVIARRHDDSAQLLNRLVDSNVFGSGSLDEPLLLHDDDAREWFKSRRISYFRDRDNGILFLQFCSTRCPVIHGFEDPAPGFDSVAEEHEFGDLQGTLFMFSVCHVIVYIQEGSHFNTKILRNFRVLQAAKHAMVPFVRSQATLSQATTPPLPSRSHSMSSPLQPSTSGNSSSSPGRGGGNLSRNASAISLMSGLGSYPSLFPGQCIPVILFVFVDDFSSLSNSSTNGEDTSDASSLSQSSSLNTVAKTNLPAKGSGSVVVLARPASRSEGGFRKKLQSSLEAQIRFLIKKCRTLSGSEINHSGVRGATPVSAPLFSLDASRAVILLDQFSNKKGESLDFASGLVEDVLNGKATSDSLLLETHGQSSSKEDLISLKEFIYRQADILRGRGGPVNTNSGSAAGVGMVAVAAAAAAASAASGKTYTTPDLPNFEVWLTSSNHILSRVLCAKGGCLDELEMIKRKPRPRNTALPAAEGFLKGTNTFDVAVSWLQSGRGLNTKFSTSWCQKAIPTAKEIYLKDLPPCYPTSQHEAHLEKALHAFHAMVKGPAVQHFAKNLEEECTSIWKSGRQLCDAVSLTGKPCMHQRHDVEIGNLDSGDSHKPHSSGYFFLHACACGRSRQLRPDPFDFESADAICFSDCDELLPAVKLPEVKSVGPIQSSSWSLLRIGGARYYEPSKGLIQSGFCATQKFLLKWTVYLEKQKRPNGLTESTGKQDSVILPPKVEHIADAKKTGVRQPYPAVLNGAEDHKTSLENIKPDDKKISFGRGIPMPKMRKPFSEVVAGSVAADSGFPPLQQKKLPISGSEKGTKQSNPSNQIAERVNTATDHQLSQKSQDISFTQGPVDSNGNNSNRGSDPFLKIGSNVVPVHMNGGERSQSHSYAKNVMVYVGFEHECPHGHRFLLNADHLTELGSLYSFSEESRRSSSMDPTGRNQVYHAKVSKNASWGKVHRRSNEIHGAFINKERDVAKSSEMIANGDLTSDGLIYTSIPPNEHNLASVAELAKAPNHAKEFGRDLQAINMDGDDLAFSMLNRNLPIYMICPHCRNSRNKKDTPKVKFASGISQLKRIFMVTPPFPVILATCPNIQFETSCLPMSVPDRERKLQFSLGCQVILPPESFLTLKLPFVYGVQLDNGNKHPLNPFEIQPEMTAWITKGTVLQILSKGINDEGYQTQ
- the LOC107613183 gene encoding uncharacterized protein LOC107613183 isoform X2, with amino-acid sequence MDARKRNPSPSPVRVLIRPPHSPSPPPLPPPSSSDHQPPAPPRSDGVVVVGVIARRHDDSAQLLNRLVDSNVFGSGSLDEPLLLHDDDAREWFKSRRISYFRDRDNGILFLQFCSTRCPVIHGFEDPAPGFDSVAEEHEFGDLQGTLFMFSVCHVIVYIQEGSHFNTKILRNFRVLQAAKHAMVPFVRSQATLSQATTPPLPSRSHSMSSPLQPSTSGNSSSSPGQCIPVILFVFVDDFSSLSNSSTNGEDTSDASSLSQSSSLNTVAKTNLPAKGSGSVVVLARPASRSEGGFRKKLQSSLEAQIRFLIKKCRTLSGSEINHSGVRGATPVSAPLFSLDASRAVILLDQFSNKKGESLDFASGLVEDVLNGKATSDSLLLETHGQSSSKEDLISLKEFIYRQADILRGRGGPVNTNSGSAAGVGMVAVAAAAAAASAASGKTYTTPDLPNFEVWLTSSNHILSRVLCAKGGCLDELEMIKRKPRPRNTALPAAEGFLKGTNTFDVAVSWLQSGRGLNTKFSTSWCQKAIPTAKEIYLKDLPPCYPTSQHEAHLEKALHAFHAMVKGPAVQHFAKNLEEECTSIWKSGRQLCDAVSLTGKPCMHQRHDVEIGNLDSGDSHKPHSSGYFFLHACACGRSRQLRPDPFDFESADAICFSDCDELLPAVKLPEVKSVGPIQSSSWSLLRIGGARYYEPSKGLIQSGFCATQKFLLKWTVYLEKQKRPNGLTESTGKQDSVILPPKVEHIADAKKTGVRQPYPAVLNGAEDHKTSLENIKPDDKKISFGRGIPMPKMRKPFSEVVAGSVAADSGFPPLQQKKLPISGSEKGTKQSNPSNQIAERVNTATDHQLSQKSQDISFTQGPVDSNGNNSNRGSDPFLKIGSNVVPVHMNGGERSQSHSYAKNVMVYVGFEHECPHGHRFLLNADHLTELGSLYSFSEESRRSSSMDPTGRNQVYHAKVSKNASWGKVHRRSNEIHGAFINKERDVAKSSEMIANGDLTSDGLIYTSIPPNEHNLASVAELAKAPNHAKEFGRDLQAINMDGDDLAFSMLNRNLPIYMICPHCRNSRNKKDTPKVKFASGISQLKRIFMVTPPFPVILATCPNIQFETSCLPMSVPDRERKLQFSLGCQVILPPESFLTLKLPFVYGVQLDNGNKHPLNPFEIQPEMTAWITKGTVLQILSKGINDEGYQTQ